A stretch of Chionomys nivalis chromosome 26, mChiNiv1.1, whole genome shotgun sequence DNA encodes these proteins:
- the Fgl2 gene encoding fibroleukin encodes MRLPCWFWLSSAVLAACRAAGQAHNLTEGLGDASAQAACPARLEGSGKCEGSQCPFQLTLPTLTLQLPWQLGSMDEVLKEVRTLKEAVNNLKKSCLDCKFQADDHGAPGGTGTGTAPDNRVQELESQVNKLTSELKNAKDEIQGLQGRLETLHLVNMNNIETYVDDKVANLTFVVNSLDGKCSKCPSQEYIQSQPVQHLIYKDCSDYYVIGKRSSETYRVTPDPRHSSFEVYCDMETMGGGWTVLQARLDGSTNFTRDWKDYKVGFGNLDREFWLGNDKIHLLTKSKEMILRIDLEDFNGVTLYALYDQFYVANEFLKYRLHIGNYNGTAGDALRFSKHYNHDLKFFTTPDRDNDRYPSGNCGLYYSSGWWFDACLSANLNGKYYHQKYKGVRNGIFWGTWPGISQAQPGGYKSSFKQVKMMMRPKNFKP; translated from the exons ATGAGGCTTCCCTGCTGGTTCTGGCTGAGCTCCGCTGTCCTCGCTGCCTGCAGAGCAGCGGGGCAGGCACACAACCTGACCGAGGGGCTGGGGGATGCGAGCGCCCAGGCCGCCTGCCCCGCCAGGCTGGAGGGCAGCGGGAAGTGCGAGGGGAGCCAGTGCCCCTTCCAGCTAACCCTGCCCACGCTGACCCTCCAGCTTCCGTGGCAGCTTGGTAGCATGGATGAGGTGCTCAAAGAAGTGCGGACCCTCAAGGAAGCTGTCAACAACCTGAAGAAATCCTGCCTGGACTGCAAGTTCCAGGCTGACGACCACGGGGCCCCGGGCGGGACTGGAACAGGAACCGCCCCGGACAACCGAGTCCAGGAACTGGAGAGTCAGGTGAACAAGCTGACTTCAGAGCTGAAGAATGCCAAGGACGAGATCCAGGGGCTGCAAGGGCGCCTGGAGACGCTCCATCTTGTAAATATGAACAACATCGAAACCTACGTGGACGACAAAGTGGCCAATCTAACGTTTGTGGTCAACAGTTTGGACGGCAAATGCTCCAAGTGTCCCAGCCAAGAATACATCCAGTCACAGCCGG tTCAACATCTAATATACAAAGACTGTTCTGACTACTACGTGATAGGAAAAAGAAGCAGCGAGACCTACAGAGTTACACCGGATCCCAGACACAGCAGCTTTGAGGTCTACTGTGACATGGAGACCATGGGGGGAGGCTGGACGGTGCTACAGGCTCGCCTTGATGGAAGTACCAACTTCACCAGGGACTGGAAAGACTACAAAGTGGGCTTCGGAAACCTTGACCGAGAGTTTTGGCTGGGTAATGATAAGATTCATCTGCTGACCAAGAGTAAGGAAATGATTTTGAGAATAGACCTCGAAGACTTTAACGGTGTCACACTGTATGCCTTGTACGATCAGTTTTACGTGGCTAATGAGTTTCTGAAATACCGATTACATATTGGTAACTATAACGGCACAGCAGGAGACGCCTTACGTTTCAGTAAGCATTACAACCACGACCTGAAGTTTTTCACCACCCCAGACAGAGACAATGACCGCTATCCCTCTGGGAACTGTGGGCTCTACTACAGCTCAGGCTGGTGGTTTGATGCCTGTCTCTCTGCAAACTTAAATGGAAAATATTATCACCAGAAATACAAGGGTGTCCGCAATGGGATTTTCTGGGGCACCTGGCCGGGGATAAGTCAGGCACAGCCTGGTGGCTACAAGTCCTCCTTTAAGCAGGTCAAGATGATGATGAGACCCAAGAATTTCAAACCATAA